In Sphaerospermopsis torques-reginae ITEP-024, the genomic window CTGTTCATCCTTTAATCCTGGATATTCTGATTCTGACAATGTGCTTAACTAGCAACTTACGTTAATAACCGTTTTAATCTTTTATAAACATCATCATCATTGCGCTTACCGACTAAAATTACTTCCACTAAATCTTGATCTGGAAAGTATCTATAAACAATTCGATATTCACCACTATCTACTCGATAAAAACCCTGATAACCAGATAATTGTTCACTATCATTTGGTAAAGGTTCAACATTTAAAGCCAAAACCTTCTTTGCTATTTGC contains:
- a CDS encoding type II toxin-antitoxin system RelE family toxin; this encodes MARLDGLATVLDFLNGLQPKIAAQIAKKVLALNVEPLPNDSEQLSGYQGFYRVDSGEYRIVYRYFPDQDLVEVILVGKRNDDDVYKRLKRLLT